The following proteins come from a genomic window of Diorhabda carinulata isolate Delta chromosome X, icDioCari1.1, whole genome shotgun sequence:
- the LOC130901345 gene encoding centrosomal protein of 120 kDa-like isoform X1: protein MNQLSGKYVNVVLSVECGRGMDFLRNNVFITANFNGRILESDTIPPDESPAFNTELVWEVEKKELRKIRCGNVPLRVECITVDPLNRKERIGFALLSLRSAKIVPQVLADQPVVSTWHKLIGCQADKRKCHPELYISLSVRDHMVNEQVNIDCQSAGMPFILEEDIQSVEEQLVTKECLIKYFENGHIQIGDDDVANISYTLNLTLVEVFNLDSLLTESIVFHNNSSSSFFLTFKILGIIIKTKPFENQMCDHVLLNEKIVVNLLSAKEILEDFLKTQAVSISFYHGYDKLGITRLNFDKIWNKEAIKYFFKIPDGVVPFEGTDKSPYISIEAWIEENNDVKEVDHALQDNGEELIEKTKTRSIFSNVCKTSARDIDYKNIHNTEEPEKPQEPVVLSITKSVDTVIVSETSTDRSLAVFDSYEKFIIIINLKYLIWTSSPPDNKIMFKFLHPRAGNCTTIFTEVSINLNEEIPLNNLYVRIAYISSATRITQLLKYWRPKLVLADKNEKYMTDKRTIKLDFVENGSVDYEEEFISLNNSFPLAKIGLNVNLNVSDITIGDDYENLFLLPVIVDDVITVNEIIDLEKWKHEYKILFQNESENIRKKEIARLQDEYETKRKELQDKLNESLEKCKTIQDQLKKKVTEMKIDKEFKESQRSSKDLYEKIFKENWKRYSENSVQQLIEVLSKTQRDNVLLKEMCEKHQEKLSKIGESTHPKAQSDNLLQELEKLEEQFMGAQAAKCYLKEILAKSCEASNSSDTAVDKSSEGVDLRKYKGFYTEQVQFE, encoded by the exons atgaatcaacTTTCTGGAAAATACGTTAACGTGGTGCTTTCGGTGGAATGCGGAAGAGGAATGgattttttgagaaacaatGTATTCATAACTGCAAACTTCAATGGCAGAATATTAG aATCAGACACAATTCCACCAGATGAATCTCCTGCGTTCAATACAGAACTCGTTTGGGAAGTGGAAAAGAAAGAGCTTCGTAAAATTAGGTGCGGAAATGTACCTCTTCGAGTTGAATGTATAACGGTAGATCCCCTAAATCGAAAAGAACGAATTGGATTCGCACTTTTGAGTCTTCGAAGTGCCAAAATAGTACCGCAAGTCCTTGCTGATCAGCCAGTGGTTTCTACGTGGCATAAGTTGATTGGTTGTCAAGCGGATAAAAGAAAATGCCATCCCGAGctatatatttcattatctGTTAGAGATCATATGGTTAACGAACAAGTTAATATCGATTGTCAAAGCGCTGGAATGCCTTTCATTTTAGAAGAAGACATTCAATCAGTGGAGGAGCAATTAGTGACTAAAGAATGCCTgattaaatatttcgaaaatggcCATATTCAAATAGGAGATGATGATGTGGCTAATATTTCCTATACACTTAACTTAACATTGGTGGAGGTATTTAATTTAGATTCACTGTTGACTGAATCGATTGTTTTCCACAATAACAGCAGCAGCAGTTTctttttaacatttaaaattcTTGGTATTATCATAAAAACCAAACCGTTCGAAAATCAAATGTGCGATCACGttcttttgaatgaaaaaatcgtTGTCAATTTACTATCAGCTAAAGAAATATTGGAAGATTTTCTTAAAACCCAAGCCGTATCTATAAGTTTTTACCATGGTTATGATAAATTGGGCATAACAAGGCTAAATTTCgacaaaatttggaataaagaagccattaaatatttttttaaaattcccgACGGTGTTGTTCCTTTTGAAGGTACTGATAAATCTCCATATATATCAATTGAAGCCTggattgaagaaaataatgatgtGAAGGAGGTTGATCACGCTTTACAAGATAATGGTGAAGAACTAATAGAAAAAACGAAAACTCgcagtatattttcaaatgtttgcAAAACGTCCGCTCGagatattgattataaaaatatacataatacgGAGGAACCGGAGAAACCACAAGAACCTGTAGtattatcaataacaaaatCTGTAGATACGGTGATTGTAAGCGAAACTTCGACTGACAGATCATTAGCAGTTTTTGATTCCTatgaaaagtttataattataataaatttgaaatatttgatatggACATCTTCTCCTCCGGATAATAAGATTATGTTCAAATTTCTCCATCCTCGAGCTGGTAATTGCACCACAATATTCACAGAAGTTAGTATTAATTTGAATGAAGAGATACCTCTTAATAATTTGTACGTAAGAATTGCATACATATCGTCAGCAACTAGGATAAcacaattattgaaatattggcGTCCAAAATTAGTCCTTGCtgataaaaatgagaaatacaTGACTGATAAACGAACTATAAAGCTTGATTTTGTTGAGAATGGATCCGTGGATTACGAAGAAGAGTTTATTAGTTTGAATAATTCGTTTCCATTAGCCAAAATTGGTTTAAACGTTAATTTAAACGTGTCTGATATCACAATAGGAGACGATTACGAAAATCTATTTCTACTTCCCGTTATTGTAGATGATGTTATAACAGTCAACGAAATTATTGACTTGGAAAAATGGAAGCACgagtacaaaattttattccagaatgaatcagaaaatatcagaaaaaaagaaattgcgCGACTTCAGGATGAATACGAAACGAAGAGAAAAGAATTACAAGATAAGTTGAATGAATCATTGGAAAAATGTAAAACTATACAAGATCAATTAAAGAAAAAGGTGACTGAAATGAAAATCGACAAGGAATTCAAGGAAAGCCAGAGAAGCAGTAAAGAtttatatgagaaaattttcaaggaaaaCTGGAAACGATATTCAGAAAACAGCGTACAACAATTAATAGAGGTATTGAGTAAAACACAGAGAGATAACGTTTTGCTTAAAGAAATGTGTGAGAAACACCAagaaaaactttctaaaattggCGAATCTACGCACCCCAAAGCTCAATCTGATAACCTTTTACAAGAGTTAGAGAAGCTTGAAGAACAGTTCATGGGAGCTCAAGCAGCAAAGtgttatttaaaagaaatattggcAAAATCGTGCGAAGCTTCAAACAGTTCTGATACCGCGGTTGACAAGAGCAGCGAGGGAGTAGACTTGAGAAAGTATAAAGGATTTTATACAGAACAAGTCCAATTTGAGTAA
- the LOC130901345 gene encoding centrosomal protein of 120 kDa-like isoform X2, with translation MNQLSGKYVNVVLSVECGRGMDFLRNNVFITANFNGRILESDTIPPDESPAFNTELVWEVEKKELRKIRCGNVPLRVECITVDPLNRKERIGFALLSLRSAKIVPQVLADQPVVSTWHKLIGCQADKRKCHPELYISLSVRDHMVNEQVNIDCQSAGMPFILEEDIQSVEEQLVTKECLIKYFENGHIQIGDDDVANISYTLNLTLVEVFNLDSLLTESIVFHNNSSSSFFLTFKILGIIIKTKPFENQMCDHVLLNEKIVVNLLSAKEILEDFLKTQAVSISFYHGYDKLGITRLNFDKIWNKEAIKYFFKIPDGVVPFEGTDKSPYISIEAWIEENNDVKEVDHALQDNGEELIEKTKTRSIFSNVCKTSARDIDYKNIHNTEEPEKPQEPVVLSITKSVDTVIVSETSTDRSLAVFDSYEKFIIIINLKYLIWTSSPPDNKIMFKFLHPRAGNCTTIFTEKNTKASVI, from the exons atgaatcaacTTTCTGGAAAATACGTTAACGTGGTGCTTTCGGTGGAATGCGGAAGAGGAATGgattttttgagaaacaatGTATTCATAACTGCAAACTTCAATGGCAGAATATTAG aATCAGACACAATTCCACCAGATGAATCTCCTGCGTTCAATACAGAACTCGTTTGGGAAGTGGAAAAGAAAGAGCTTCGTAAAATTAGGTGCGGAAATGTACCTCTTCGAGTTGAATGTATAACGGTAGATCCCCTAAATCGAAAAGAACGAATTGGATTCGCACTTTTGAGTCTTCGAAGTGCCAAAATAGTACCGCAAGTCCTTGCTGATCAGCCAGTGGTTTCTACGTGGCATAAGTTGATTGGTTGTCAAGCGGATAAAAGAAAATGCCATCCCGAGctatatatttcattatctGTTAGAGATCATATGGTTAACGAACAAGTTAATATCGATTGTCAAAGCGCTGGAATGCCTTTCATTTTAGAAGAAGACATTCAATCAGTGGAGGAGCAATTAGTGACTAAAGAATGCCTgattaaatatttcgaaaatggcCATATTCAAATAGGAGATGATGATGTGGCTAATATTTCCTATACACTTAACTTAACATTGGTGGAGGTATTTAATTTAGATTCACTGTTGACTGAATCGATTGTTTTCCACAATAACAGCAGCAGCAGTTTctttttaacatttaaaattcTTGGTATTATCATAAAAACCAAACCGTTCGAAAATCAAATGTGCGATCACGttcttttgaatgaaaaaatcgtTGTCAATTTACTATCAGCTAAAGAAATATTGGAAGATTTTCTTAAAACCCAAGCCGTATCTATAAGTTTTTACCATGGTTATGATAAATTGGGCATAACAAGGCTAAATTTCgacaaaatttggaataaagaagccattaaatatttttttaaaattcccgACGGTGTTGTTCCTTTTGAAGGTACTGATAAATCTCCATATATATCAATTGAAGCCTggattgaagaaaataatgatgtGAAGGAGGTTGATCACGCTTTACAAGATAATGGTGAAGAACTAATAGAAAAAACGAAAACTCgcagtatattttcaaatgtttgcAAAACGTCCGCTCGagatattgattataaaaatatacataatacgGAGGAACCGGAGAAACCACAAGAACCTGTAGtattatcaataacaaaatCTGTAGATACGGTGATTGTAAGCGAAACTTCGACTGACAGATCATTAGCAGTTTTTGATTCCTatgaaaagtttataattataataaatttgaaatatttgatatggACATCTTCTCCTCCGGATAATAAGATTATGTTCAAATTTCTCCATCCTCGAGCTGGTAATTGCACCACAATATTCACAGAA